A stretch of DNA from Candidatus Cybelea sp.:
ATAGATACGTCACGGCGCGACCCTTTCGTCTTGGGAGCCTTCGTGATGATCCTACCGTCGAGTAGAGCAGCGGACTGGCGCACGCGGAGCACGGCTTTATCGAGGTCGATGTCGCACCAACGAAGCGCGCACAGTTCGCCTCGCCGCAGCCCTGTCCCGATCGCCGCGATCACGGCGGCTTCGATTTCGCTACCCTTAGCGGCCTTGAGAAGCCTCCGCACGCGCTCGCCGTCGAACGCGACGTCCTCCCGGTCTTCCATGAGCGGCGGCTCGACATTTCGCGCGACGTTCCGAACGCCTTCGTAGTTCTTGGAACCCCATGCGAGCACAGATCGCACTCGAATGAGAACGTTCCGCTTCGTCCGACCACACAGCGGTTGCCCCTTGCTCTTTCGCGTTGAGCAATCGCGCGCATCATCCAGAATGCGCTCGACGTGCTCCCGGGTTAGCTTATCAAGACGAACGTTGCCGATCTTCGGGCGCACGTGCTGATTGATCGTGCGCCGATAGAGTGCGAGCGTCGTCTCCTGCAAGCGGCCTTTGCGCGCATCGAAATAACGGTCGAGCAGGTCCCCAAAGGTCATCTTTGAGGATGCCTCAAACTCGCCGGCCTCGATCGCGTCGAGGCGCTTTCCGAGAAGCCGGCGTGCTTGCGCCTCGCTCT
This window harbors:
- a CDS encoding tyrosine-type recombinase/integrase, giving the protein MKKGSVKLLPSGKWMLIYDEPRVLDGKRKQHYETMSVKSEAQARRLLGKRLDAIEAGEFEASSKMTFGDLLDRYFDARKGRLQETTLALYRRTINQHVRPKIGNVRLDKLTREHVERILDDARDCSTRKSKGQPLCGRTKRNVLIRVRSVLAWGSKNYEGVRNVARNVEPPLMEDREDVAFDGERVRRLLKAAKGSEIEAAVIAAIGTGLRRGELCALRWCDIDLDKAVLRVRQSAALLDGRIITKAPKTKGSRRDVSMPDFVVKAVRQHREQQEERHRLLGIGNEGTEGVVFDRYDGLRWNPNELSRQFSRLVRRKKLPATRFHDLRHGYASLAFAAGVPLKTASELLGHSGINITANVYTHIMDEQRRAAAKLLNHHLNKAVGSA